Genomic DNA from Shewanella woodyi ATCC 51908:
CACAGTTTACGGGATCATTTGCCGCATCTTCAAGGTACTTTTTATGCTTACTTTTTGCTTGGACACTGAGACGCCACTTATGGTGCTCACCCCATAAGCTTTGCTCACCACGCCACTCTATGTCACCGTTTTCTGTGCAGAGTTCTCGCGGTGTGCCGGCCTGATCTGTCACTATATAGTGCAGCTCTGAGGCTAAGTTATCTGCTGTTTCCTGTGAATTTTGACCATGATTTTGAGTTAATTGAGCGAGTGGCCTAAAACTATTTGGCTCATAGACCCACTGTGTGGTGTGAGCCAGCGTGCCATCGGCATAGCACTTTTGCTGTTCAACAAGATTATTGCCGTCCCACAGATAACGAAACTGTGAGGGGGTATTTCGCAGCTCTTGCTCCTTAGTGCTCTGTTTTATCTTAGCAATACGGCGACCGAAAGGATCGTATTGGTAGTGCCAGCAATCTCCATTGGCAAGACGCACTTGAATGAGTTGGTCTTCCTCATCCCATTGGTAGAAGGTAGTTTGCGGCCTAAAGCCGGCTTTTCTGGTGCATTTCTCAACCGCTCGACCATTAGCATCATAACGGTAGGTATGATCTCCAACGGTCTCAACTCGGCCTGCTTGTTGATACTTAAGTGCTTTTTCAACTCGCTTTTGTACAAAATCAATCACATTACCGTTATCGGCAGATAACACTTGGCTCGATTGCGTCAGGTTTTGCTCACTGTCGTAGCTAAATGCCTGTGTTTGTTGTGCTTGCCCTGTCTGCGCTGTGCCTTTTGCAGCCCCTTTTACAGTCCCATTTTCAACCCCAGGGGCATATTGCTTATGCTGAGTAATTTGACCTACTGAGTTATGCTCAAACTCACTGAGACCCCAGTGGCTGTCATCAATCTGGCTGATCTGATTTAATGCGTTATATTGATAACTGCGCTGAAGATGCTGATAACGACTGTCACCTTTGCCCCTTGCTGTAGCTTGATGTACGTTATTAAACGGCTCGCTCCCTTCACCCATCAATGACTCAGCATGATGAGCTGAAGGAATAAGTTGCTGATTTAACAGTAATCCATCTGGTCCATGTTGCTGAGCTAAATGAAAACCTAATCCATTGCTGCGCTTAGTTTCTTGACCTAATTGATTATGGGAAAACGCTAACGGATGATAAGCGCCTATCTGCAGACCTTTCAGTTGACCTAGCTGCCAATTAAACTCAATCGCATCAGCTGCTGGATGGTAAGATTCTCCTTCGGTGTTCTCACGTTCGATTCGGCTTCGTAGGCCAGTATTTGTATACTGACTACTAACACGATGGCCATTTAATTGCTCAGTTATGCGCCTTCCTAGTTCATCGTACTCAAACTCGATAAGCGCATGGTCATTTTCAGCCTTGAGAAGCTGTGAGGCCTCATCATATTCAAAATAGGTATTACCAGTTATTCGTGCATCTAGATCGCGGCTCTGTTTTTGAGTTAATCGACCAACAGCATCATAAAAATAGTGCAGGCTTGTACCATCGGCAGCTGTTTTACTGCTAATACGACCTGCACCTTCATAGGTAAATTTGGTGATCCGACCGTCGTAGTGACGCTCCTCAATAATTTGGCCACTGGTATTGTAGTGATAACACCACTCTTGTTGCTGACTGTTAATCACACCTTCAAATTGACACTCTCCATTATAACGATATTGCGTCTTAGCACCTTGGGGATCGAGACTGGCCAACATCTTATCGAAGGCGCCATACTCATAGTGGAATTGATGGCCTAGTGCGTCGGTAAAGCGGGTAACATTGCCCTCAATGTCATAGTCATAAACACTTTGAGTACCATCCTCATGGGTGATCGCTCTTGGATAAGGCAAACTCCCCTGATAGTGCCACCGCTGTACTCGTTTTCGCTCTGCTGCCACCCCTTCACCGACAGAGGCCTCAGATGACACACGAGTTTGAGTCGATAAACGCCCCAAGACGTCATAATCTAGCATCAGCTTCTCACCAAGAGGCGGAAGGATCTCGGTTAATTGACCAGAATCATTATATTGATAACCTGTCTGTGCTCCTTCGGGCGAAATCACCCAAGCCACTTGACCTAAACTGGTATATTGATAAAACCACTGCTGATTAAGTGGGTCCGACATACAAGTTAAATTACCTTGGACGTCATACTCATACTTCCAAGTAGCTCCAAGGGGGTTAATATGCCCAATCAATCGGCCGTTATCGTCATACTGATAGGATGTCACACTCCCATCGGCTGCAATAACCTGCTCTACCTGCCCCCACGCATCGTAGCTAAACTCGGTTCGCTCCCCTAAGGCATTGCTTTGAGCTACTAGCTGATTATCAAGCCACTCATTGTGTATTTCATCACCATTAGGAAAGATGATCCGCACGATATTATTACGCTCATCGTGGTAATACTGTTGAATCCCATCAATAGCACTCTTGTAATAAACGATGCGATTAGCATCATCAAAACGTATTTGATCGCTAAAGCGGCCTTCGGCGCCTCTCGATGCAATAGCACGTCCCTTGTCATCATAATCATGCTCAACCCAGGTCTGACTTAAATCAGACCAGCGCAGCAGATACCCCTCTTCACTGTATTGATAATCAAAACTGCAACCGGGCGCCGCACGACAACTGAGCATCTGTCCATGCCTATCGTACTCATAACGGGCTAGTGTCTGGATTGGATTAAGCTCACTATCAAGTAACGTGAGCTTGCTGATGCGGTGGTGATGACAATCCACCTGAATTTGCTGACCATCGGCTAACACAATCTGCTTTAATGTGCCGCGATCATAGAGAAAGTGATTACTGTTGCCCTTACCATCACTTATTTTAGTGAGCAGCAAGGTCGTGCCCATTGCATGATCAAAGCAGTATATAAGGCCACTCACATGGCGCATCACCAACTGCTTATTCTGTCGTGTTAAACGCCATTCAGGCAGATGAGCAGCAAGGCTCTCCTCCCCCTCTTTTGGCAAAAGATAGACCGCTTGAGTGTATTGCTCATCGGTGAAAGTCGCCTGTTTTCCTTCAAGCTCAAGGCTCATATCCCAAATACTTCGCCAACGCGAGCCTAATAAACCAGGTAGCATCAAGCCTGCAGAGTGATAAAAACGTTTTTGGATTAAAGGGAGGCGACCGTTAAGAGTAAAATCGGTGCGCCAATCGACAACATAGCCGGTTGCCATATCAATAGGGCAGCCTTTAGTGCACACCCCCTCCTTACTTGATACTCCTCCATTTTTCTTACCCACTTCAGCCTTAGCGCCAGCATTATCTACCTCACCGCTATTTTTGCCCGCATTGGCCTGCACTTTTGGTTTTTTGCTTGCTTTAGGCCTAGGTGTTCCACTGACTTTAGTAACGATTTTACCAATAAACTCTGAGACCTTAGTGCAGATCCAACTAATCATCTCATCTATCTTTTTAGACAGCTTCATCATGACGTCGATTAAGGATTCAAATGCCCCCTTCATCAAACGAATTATCCAGCTGGATTTAGCCGCATTCGCTATAGTACGTCTTAATCCATCGATGATCTTATTGAGCAGGGCAATGGCATCTTTTCCCTTCTCTCTTATGCTCTTCTCGAAGGTCGAAAGAAACTTGACTAAGTTGCCATTTGATAAGCCTCTTAGTGTCTTTATAGCAAACTGAATCGACTTTGAATCAGATTTTTTCATCGCTTTGATAATGGCATTACCAGATTTTTTAAGGGCATCACCTAAGCCTGGAATAAAGCCTATAACTGCTAAGCTACCCGCAGCCCAATGCCAAGGATCACTTCGATTTTCCTCATATCGATAAGTTTGCCAGCCCCAATCACCTAAGTCATAAATATCAACCGCTTGGCCCACAACAGGGATAAAACCAACTGCCACTTGGCAAAAAAGCAGTACTGCACTGTTATCGCCCGCTTTACTGACAACCTCTGCAGGCAGACTGGTGTGAATTTTGTTGATCGCAATTTTTAATGATTTACTGCCATCATTAATCTGATCGTTAAGCTCCCAAAACCGTTTGTAGGCAGGTTCATATTCATCGGCAACATCCATAAAAAAACTGGTGTCATCGACATCAACTTCATTGTCTGAACTGTCGCTGGCGTCATACTCTAAGTACCCCTTATTACGCAGTAAGGTAAACAGAGTAAAATACTCTCCAGCCAGTGCTGCATATTCAGGATTATCTTGTATTACAGGGTTATTAATGACCGTTTTGGGCGGTTCGAAATCATCACTCCCCTCATCAAGAAGCATATCGAAACCACCACAGCCCATATCTTTAATAAGACATAAACCTTTTTTATCTGTCTTGCCTTGGATCTCTTTGTTATTACTGTCGGTAAGAATAAAAGGCGCTTCAGGGACAGGCTTACCATCGTCATAGTGGTAATGGAGCAGAGCGGTACAGCCACACTCAGTGCATCCACCTGATACGACATTATCGGTAGAAAAGTTTTGTTCAGCCGCTTGCTCACTAGATATCAACTCTGCCTTACGATCGTTACTCATACTGAAACTTCCTTATCCAGTTCATTTAAGGCAGCTTGATAGAGCTTTTCCATCTTAGTTTTTGTGCCCTCTTGTTTCGCCTTTAACACTTTTTTTGCCCACTCTTGGCTAACAAATGTTTGGCCAAAAATGAGCGATAAACTTAAAAACTTCACCGTGTCCTGTCGATTACTAAAACCTTGATCATTCGCCACTTTTGTCTGCTGTTCAACAAAGCTGTGTAGACGCTCTTTAGGCCAGCTTAAGGTCTCTTTATGGTGAGTTTTCAGATGATCTTTATAGGCAGCAAACTGATCGCCTTGCTCCATATGCTCAAGGGCATGCCATTGCTGCTCACTTAACTGCTGAGGTGTGCGTTGAGGGATCTCTGATTTTTGCTTCACTAAACGAGTCATGGCGCTTAAGGTTTCTCCCTCAAGTGAGACAAATTGAGCAATGGGGCCAAAAATGGCCGATACTTCATCGTTACTGCTGGCCTGCATCAAGGTCGACAGTACTTTCCAATCGCTTAAGCGTAATAGCCTTGATTCTCCGTTTTGACTCTCTAACCAGGTCCACTCCCTTAGGTGGCTCAATAGCTCTGTTAGCTGTTGGGCTGGCGTATAGGCATTCATATACCACTCAAGTTGAATGCCTACTCCCCAATGTGCTTGATGGCATACCTTCTCTTTAAGCATCGGCCAGTTATCTTCGGTCACATTGATAAGGTAGGGCGAGATAGAAGCGTGTATTCGACCCGTTTCATCCCAATAAAGGCGAGAGTACTCTAGCGAGAAGCCATTGATATTTTCAGCCAGTGAAGGAACCTCATCATTGATGGCTGACTCAGCGAGAATAAAGCAGCCACCTTCAGCAATTGTGCTTAACCACATCTCAGAATCAATGTCTGCTATCTGCACGTTAGAATGCTTTTTCTCAGTCATGCCGCATCACTTCCTTGTTCTACACCCGCGAGCCACAATGCCTGTTTAGCTCGAAAAATCTCATCATAAATGGGTGGATTAAGTTGGTTAAACATCTGAATACTTGTTCGAAGGTCATGCTTAAGCATCAGCGCTTTAAATGCCTCCTTTTCAAAGTAATCATGTTCTAAAACAAACCGGTACACAGCGAATGTTTCAAATGAAAATTCACTCTCATCGGGGTAACTCTCTTTTGCTACTTCGATGCTGTTTAAGAAAAGCCAACTAAGTTGGTCAATATTGAGTTCAAAGGAGAAGTACTGTGAAAGCCGCAAAAAGATATCGTTAACCATACGATGGCGGCGTTGGCTTCTGCTAAGCAGCTCATACTGACTATCACTGAGCCTATAGGGATTATCACGACTAAATATCACTTCAGTTGCCGCCGCAGTACCAGCAGGCTTTGATAAGAGTGAGAAGCGAACCTCCCCCTTTCCATCACTTTGAGCAACTTGCTCTTCATCAGGCACTGACTCACAAGGCAGGTAGAACTGTGTGTTAGCGCCCAAGAAATCGAGCTGCTCTTGTGAAGATAAGCTGGGCCAGAGCATTGCAAGCACAACAGGGGAATAACAAGCTAGAAGCTCTTGCTCACCGTTAGGGTAAATCGCGGATATCCTTTGGTGCCAAAAGTGACGTAACTCAGTCAACGAACATTGGCTTTCAAGCAAAATACAGGCTTTATTGAATAAGCTTGTCTGCTCAAGTAACCAATAATAGAGGGTTTCACCAGCCCCTCCCTCCTCTATAACCACTATCAGAGGGGAGGCAGACATTAGCGCTTCATAGGAAGACTCTTGAAAAAGATAGCACCATAACTGTCTTGCCTTAGGCTGAAAGCTGGACCAAAAAGTCCAAAAATCATCATAATGATTGGGATCAACAAGCAGAAATACTTGCCTATTTGAACCTTCACTTAAGATCTTAAAGAGATCGTATTGCTTAGAATGCTCAGCAAGACTGCGGTTATCACTCATGACTGCAGCCTCCTAGCCGCCATTAAAATCCTTGCCACCCTCACGGGTGGATACTGCCTAACCTTTACGAGAGCTGTTTAATTGGCTGGCCTACCGTTTTTCTCCCACATGGCTCGCACCTCTTGTGGCGTTGGTGGCGGAAATTTAACCCCTTGATCAATAAGGTGCTGCTTAATTTTCATCACCCAAGGGTAGTTGAAACTATCTGGCGCAATAATCCCATCTTCAATAGGTTCATATACGCTCCACGCTAGATCTGAGCCAGTATCGTCGTAAATATAGGGATCTGCGCCTTTAAGTAGGAAGAAATAGGCAAACTCATACTTCATGATATAAGTAGGATACAGAGCACTATTGCTACCACTTCTGTCCTTCAGGTTCACGTCAGCGCCATACTCCAATAAGGTGTTGATGTTGTCCCAGTTCTCGCCTCCAATGGCATCAAACATAGCAGGCATGCCATCACTATCGATAGAATTGGGGTTACCTCCCGCTTCAAGCAGCATTTCTAGCCACTCAGGAGCATAATCACGCGCAACTAATGTGACCGCATTATCACCATCTCCGTCGGAAAAATTTGGATCTGCGCCTAAATCCAAAGCACGTTGTGTGGCCTTTAAATCATTAGTTTGGGTGATCAACCAGAGTAGCGGCGTGATCTCCTCATTACCCAATATATTGAGTTCTACTCCCTCAGCAATAAGCTGTTTTGCGGTGCTGATATCATCAGCTTGAATGCTCTTTAACAGCTGCACCATATTTGGTTCAAAAAACAGTTCTGCTTTCATATTTGTGTCTTCCCTCGCAATGGCAGAAAAATAGCAAGCCGAAAAAAGGCCCAATAGTAGAGATAACCCAAGGGTAAATGTTCGTTTAAATCTCATTATTGTCCCCAGTGGTATTGCGTCAATGTAGTAATATCTTGTTTTTTCTGCGCCTCGATCCCCGCAATCACTTGATCCATACCATGACGGGTAACTGGGTTACCACCTTCGATACTTTTAAGTTCTCGCATATTACCCGGAGCTTCTGGCGCGGCGCCGCTATTGAGAATCGCAGCCCCTAATATCCCACCGATTGCCGTGCCCACTGTGCCACCTAAAGCACTGCCAACACCCGCTAATAATGGGGCAACCACACCTCTATTACTCTGTAGTAGAGTCAGCACTTCACCATCAACGGACTGGCTTTGTATCAACCCCTTAATTTTTTCCATCTTTAACCCTCCCTGACGGCTAACAGTATTCTCGTGTAAACCGGCCGAGTTAAAGCTATAACCCTTAATTCCTGTCACACCGACCGCACTCGCTGCTAAGCCTCCACCTAAAGAGTGGCCTACAATTTCAACCTCTTTACCTAGAGAGCGTTTAACTTGCCGCGCTAAATGCATCGCCTGATCATACTGCTTTGTCTGTTTACCAATACCTTGAGCACCATTAGTTTTCCAGTCTTTTTTCCCAGTAACACCATTATTGGTACCTCGGTAGGTCAGCATGGTGGCATCATTTATTTCTGATTTAAATATGGCAGCACCAAATCCAGATTTTTTACTCATTACCACTGCATTTTCTAACCCGGGAATTGTTTTAGTATCAAGTACTTCAAGCCCAACAGGTGCTTCAGGTAGTGGGTATTTTGCAGGATCCCGTCGGTTCTCATCGACTCTATAGACATACTGCGCCGCTTCAGCACGTAAAATACTGTCATTATTAAAATCTAACCTTTCACTGGCCGCTTTAATTTTAGGGTCACTTTCATTTGCTGTGGAGCTTGCCAACTTTTTACGTGCCTGATAGCGCGCTTTTCTCTGCTTCACCGTTGTAACGACAGAATCCGCGGTGATGAACTGATTAGCAGGCTCTCCCCATTTGATGGCCGCTAAAATCGGCATGGGCGCCATCGCTAACAGCGGCGTGTTATCTTTAACTGCATTTTCACCACATTTATGCGTCGGCGATTTATAGGGGGTATCACCTATAAGTACATCGCCACTGCCTGCTGCAACTGAGCCGCCACAACCCACAGCATCACCAACACGAGCAGCAGGTTTACCATTGATAGAAACATTAGATGACCCCGCAGAGATACTGCGACCATGGATACCGTGGGGCATATTTGGACAGGGGCAAGCATGCAGCAATACCGTGTCACCTTTACGCGCAGCGGGCTTGCCGTTAATGCTAACATCACCACTGCCTGCGATAATAGGCGTTGCAGGCATACAACCATGGCCTGCACAACTATCCCCTAATCGAGCTGCTTTTGGCATAACGCTTCCTTAACGCCTATCAGCAGTTTCTGGGATTGAAGGTTTAGCGGGCTCTTCTGGTTTCACCGCTTTAGGCGCTGTCCCTGTTCCAGGGGATCCGCCCTCATTTATCTTCACTTTACTGCCAGAGATAGTCACACCACCGCTATCAATCTTAATAAAGCCACCGGGACCTTTAATAGTGAGTTCATCACCAGCTTCGAGGACGATTTTACTTGCTTTAAGATAGCTCTCGTTATCGACTTTGATCTGTTGATTGGCGCCAATTATCTTCTCTTCCGAGGCTGCAATACTCGTCTGGCTAGCACCATCAATTTGAGTAATGATGCCCCCGCCAATATAACGCTTAACCATACCTACCACTCGGTGAATAAGGTTACGTCCAACAAGGACTTGATGATCCCGCCCAACTTGAGCTATCTCATCTTGTCCTATTGTTGTATGGCGGTGCTGCTTAACCAGTTCAAATTTGTCATGTTCAACAGTCAGATGCTGATCGTAGCCAATCTCCTCTCTATGAATATTGTTAATCACCATATCCATATCTTTCTGTCCATGAACATAGATCTGCTCACGACTGGCCTCATCTTCAAAACGCAGTTCATTAAACCCTTCGGCTTTATGACTCTGGGTTTTAATCACGGTTCGGGTTTTATGATTAGGCAAGATATAGGGGGTTACATTGGTGGTGTGATAGGCTCTACCTGTAATAATTGGCTGATCGGGATCGCCCTCTAAGAAGCTAACAATCACTTCATGACCAATACGTGGCACAGCCATCATGCCATATTGCCCCCCAGCCCAACCTTGACTGACTCGAACCCAGCAGCTGGAGTGCTCGTTACTCTCTCCATATCTGTCCCATGGGAACTGGACTTTTACTCGGCCAAACTCATCACAAAATATCTCTTCATTTTTGGGGCCAACCACAATGGCAATTTGTGGACCTGTAACCAAAGGCTTACTGTTTGGCTCAGCCTGCCAAGGGTTATTACCTGGGATTGCATGAAATTGATTACTGTAACGTGTGGGCTTTTGTGTGTTTGCCTCTTCAGCTGCCGCCCCCTGCTCACCAGTGTGTTCAATCGACGTTAATATCCAGTCACGATTAAGCGCTCGGTCATTATGTTCAATGAGATCGAACTTAAAACCTGGGATAGCCTGCAAAATATTACTCTGCCCTGTGGCAACTTGAGCATCACGGCGCAGATATTCTTGACGAACTTGTGTAATAGGAACCCCAGCAGCATCATCTTTATAGCGACCAGGGTAATCAAAATGCTCATAGTCAGGCTTTTGAAACTTGAGCTCTTGGCCCTTACTGCTTTGCAGAAAACTATATTGAGGCTTCTTAAAGCTGTAATCTTTTAAGCTGATATTAGCGGGCTTAATTTGGTGTTGGTAACTAAATTGATTAACAAAGGTGTTTTCGGCAACTCCACCACTGAGCACGTTATAGGGAAATGGGCTTTTTAAGCCACTCAATTTACTTGTGCTGTCACAGAAGATAAGTGTGTGAACATCTTGAGTATGCTCAAAATAGTAAAACAGCCCCACTTCCGCAGCTAAACGGCTGATAAACTCGAAATCCGTTTCACTGTATTGAACACAATACTCACGTACTTCAGATTCAAATCGTGCATCACAGCTAAAGGCGTAATCACTTATCCCCATCTCATTTAGCAGGGTTGAGATGATGACAAGTACATTTTGCTGCTGGAATATTCGACTATTCTTTCTTAATTTCAGGCGTGATAAAGCGGGAACGATAGTGACATTGTATTGAGTATGATGATGACCACTGTCACCTTTACTGAACTGACTGACGATGCCATGAACATGTCGCTCAACACTCTCCCCTTGCGACCAGCTCATTAAACCGGTTTGATCAACAATCGCCTCAGGGGTCAGATTATCGAGCCGACTCAGCAGAGTGAGCTTAACTTCAAAAGGACTCGATAAGCTTTCAATAAAATTGAAATCAAGCACGTCAAAGCTATCATCAGCTAAGCTTTGCGCTTTAAAATGAAACCGCAATCCGGAGCCTAAAAGCGCCATACCAATATCCTTATCTAAATGGGGCAACCTCATTATTCCAATGAGATTAAAAATCAAAGGCTAAAACATTCAAAACTCATGCATTCAACATTCATTTAAAAGAATGCGCTAACCTATGATCTTTACTGATTAAACTGTCATGAAAAAATATGAAGCATAACCGTGCCAATTAAGCCTTCTATGTAAACGGGAGCACCTAAGTGCCCCGCTTATTCACCTTAAGCACCGCTTACTTAACGTAAACCAGTGCTTATCAGTTTTACGACCGATTTTATGCTTCGATCGGCTTACGCCAGTCATCAGAACCAGAAGTACCAGCAACGGTATGATCCCAGTCGATTTTACGGTAAGCCATAGACACAGTAACCAGCTGAGTAAAATCAGATTTATTAGGATCTTGACAGTGCGGCATCTGACATTGAATATCGATGATCGTCGCGCCCTCTAACTTAGTACTGAAGTAATGCTCCTGCTTACCTTCAACTGAAGTGCGGTACCACTTGAGTTCAACTTCAGTGATCTTCTCACCTGAAGCTAAAGAGTTGTACATCAATGGCACTGCTTTGTTTAGCGCAACGGTAAACTTAAATGGTTTGTGCACACGCTGGCCAGATGGTTGTCCAGATTGAGGGTCTGTCGGCACAGTCACGATATGATCAAACTCTTGAACCAGCATCTCATCTTCATGGCCTTCGACAAAAATGTCACCGACAGAATCAGCAGTAAACGCGCCCGCAGTGATATCGCCCTGAGTCTGTCCTTTGATTGAGATATAACATGGTGTTGGCATGGATAATTCCTTTTAAATAAGTAGTGGATTAGAATTGGTTTAGTGATAAACCTAATGTCTATATAGCGAGTATCGTGCCAACTTTTAAGTCATTGATATAACAGGCCATTGCTATATCTAGTTGTAGGCTGGGCAATAAATGGCCCAGTGTTGAGCAAGATATGGCCCAGCGAGCAATAAATGGCCCAGCTGGACTTTTAGTAGAAATATTTAAAGAAATTATCTCTCCCCATCTTGAGATATAACGTCACTGCTAGGCTGAGAACTTAGCTCTAGTTGCAGTGTACCAGACTCATCAGACTGTTGATTGTGGAGCTGTTGGGCAAGCAAGGTTCTTTTTATCAACAAAGCCTTTAACTGGCTATTCAACTGATTAAGTTCAACTTCTGCCCTGGCATACTCCTTGTCCTCTAACAGATCCCCAATGTAATAAGTTCGTCCTAAAATAGGTGATAAGCTGCTGGCATATTGGGCAATAGAGAGGGTTTCTTGCTTCATTTTATTGCTACTTTCTGGCAAAGCCTGTGAAAGCTGGCTTAAATTAGCCATGATGGTTCTTGCGTTAGCAAACCTTTGATAATTTTTATCTAACTCAACCAGTAAGCTCACTTGTTCAGGATAGA
This window encodes:
- a CDS encoding Hcp family type VI secretion system effector yields the protein MPTPCYISIKGQTQGDITAGAFTADSVGDIFVEGHEDEMLVQEFDHIVTVPTDPQSGQPSGQRVHKPFKFTVALNKAVPLMYNSLASGEKITEVELKWYRTSVEGKQEHYFSTKLEGATIIDIQCQMPHCQDPNKSDFTQLVTVSMAYRKIDWDHTVAGTSGSDDWRKPIEA
- a CDS encoding type VI secretion system Vgr family protein, whose translation is MALLGSGLRFHFKAQSLADDSFDVLDFNFIESLSSPFEVKLTLLSRLDNLTPEAIVDQTGLMSWSQGESVERHVHGIVSQFSKGDSGHHHTQYNVTIVPALSRLKLRKNSRIFQQQNVLVIISTLLNEMGISDYAFSCDARFESEVREYCVQYSETDFEFISRLAAEVGLFYYFEHTQDVHTLIFCDSTSKLSGLKSPFPYNVLSGGVAENTFVNQFSYQHQIKPANISLKDYSFKKPQYSFLQSSKGQELKFQKPDYEHFDYPGRYKDDAAGVPITQVRQEYLRRDAQVATGQSNILQAIPGFKFDLIEHNDRALNRDWILTSIEHTGEQGAAAEEANTQKPTRYSNQFHAIPGNNPWQAEPNSKPLVTGPQIAIVVGPKNEEIFCDEFGRVKVQFPWDRYGESNEHSSCWVRVSQGWAGGQYGMMAVPRIGHEVIVSFLEGDPDQPIITGRAYHTTNVTPYILPNHKTRTVIKTQSHKAEGFNELRFEDEASREQIYVHGQKDMDMVINNIHREEIGYDQHLTVEHDKFELVKQHRHTTIGQDEIAQVGRDHQVLVGRNLIHRVVGMVKRYIGGGIITQIDGASQTSIAASEEKIIGANQQIKVDNESYLKASKIVLEAGDELTIKGPGGFIKIDSGGVTISGSKVKINEGGSPGTGTAPKAVKPEEPAKPSIPETADRR